In one Desulfatiglans sp. genomic region, the following are encoded:
- a CDS encoding trimethylamine methyltransferase: MNLSGLSGGQYKPLSPQQVEKLHGAALSILEKTGMKFEHGLEEVAELLGSNGAKLDTENRIIRFSPDMIAEAVSKAPEKVVLYGSKEENDLCLTKDKVYMGTGGAAVKIIDMDTDEVRPTTLKDLEMVSRLVDKLENIHFLVRPCIPTDIDKADYDINMYYACLSATSKHVMSGVNDEKGLADVINMASIIAGGKEKLKAKPFISMITCFAISPLKLCTQSTHIMREAVKERIPVVLSCAPMAGSTSPLTMAGTLAQLHAEQLAGIAICQFTNPGAPILYGGIPGMANLKTMGYLGGAVECGMMNAAVHQLSDYVKIPNYNSSGLTDSKIPDGQAGYEKAFTTLLAAMGGSNYVHHAAGMLESMLTIAYEQFVIDDEIIGNACKVLKGINCDEEHMALDVIEEVGAGGNFMMSAHTMEHLYDEYYMGNGVTDKKSRSGWKKDGGLDISKRARKIARSILDKPSRSYIPEDIDTEIRKKFNILLDRKI, encoded by the coding sequence ATGAATTTATCAGGACTTTCAGGGGGACAGTATAAACCCTTATCACCCCAGCAGGTTGAAAAACTGCACGGGGCAGCTCTGTCCATCCTTGAAAAAACAGGGATGAAATTTGAACATGGGCTGGAAGAGGTAGCAGAATTACTTGGTTCAAATGGCGCAAAACTGGATACGGAGAACAGGATTATCAGATTTTCCCCTGATATGATTGCTGAAGCTGTTTCAAAGGCCCCGGAAAAGGTTGTGCTCTATGGGAGCAAGGAGGAAAATGACCTGTGTTTAACCAAAGACAAGGTTTATATGGGAACAGGCGGCGCAGCAGTAAAAATAATTGATATGGATACAGATGAGGTTCGACCGACAACATTGAAAGACCTGGAGATGGTTTCACGGCTGGTAGATAAACTTGAAAACATACATTTTCTTGTAAGGCCATGTATCCCTACTGATATTGATAAAGCGGATTATGATATAAACATGTATTACGCATGTTTGTCAGCAACATCAAAACATGTGATGTCAGGAGTCAATGATGAGAAGGGACTGGCTGATGTTATCAATATGGCGTCAATAATTGCCGGCGGAAAGGAAAAACTTAAGGCAAAACCTTTTATATCAATGATAACATGCTTTGCCATCAGCCCCCTGAAGCTGTGCACCCAGTCTACCCATATCATGCGTGAAGCGGTTAAGGAACGTATTCCGGTTGTCCTTTCATGCGCACCAATGGCGGGATCAACATCACCATTAACCATGGCCGGAACCCTCGCCCAACTGCACGCTGAACAACTCGCAGGGATAGCTATATGCCAATTTACAAATCCTGGGGCGCCAATCCTTTACGGAGGAATACCCGGGATGGCTAACCTCAAGACAATGGGATATCTGGGAGGTGCCGTTGAATGCGGAATGATGAATGCTGCGGTCCATCAGTTATCTGATTATGTAAAAATACCCAATTATAATTCATCGGGCCTTACAGACTCAAAAATACCCGATGGGCAGGCAGGATACGAAAAGGCATTTACTACCCTCCTTGCCGCAATGGGAGGGTCAAATTATGTTCATCATGCTGCGGGTATGCTTGAATCCATGCTTACGATAGCCTATGAGCAGTTTGTTATTGATGATGAGATCATAGGCAATGCCTGTAAAGTACTCAAAGGAATAAACTGTGATGAAGAACACATGGCACTGGATGTTATTGAAGAAGTAGGAGCAGGCGGTAATTTTATGATGTCCGCACACACCATGGAACACCTTTATGATGAATATTATATGGGAAACGGTGTGACTGACAAGAAAAGCAGGTCAGGATGGAAGAAAGATGGAGGCCTGGATATTAGCAAGAGGGCAAGAAAAATAGCAAGATCAATTCTTGATAAACCCTCCCGGAGTTATATTCCTGAAGATATTGATACGGAAATTAGAAAAAAGTTCAATATCCTGTTGGATAGGAAAATATGA
- a CDS encoding YbjQ family protein, which translates to MSEITGIIIYLGIPVALIIIALFTGTIIENRHYQSIDKREKELAHIALLNGKRYPDEDRVTSARFVSGSVVISYDYFKRFLASLRMIFGGEVKSYVSLLDRGRREAILRMKGKCREADLIVNLRIDTSSISKGTQKKGIGSIEVFAYGTAIYYSEKTGS; encoded by the coding sequence ATGTCCGAAATTACAGGTATAATAATTTATCTGGGAATCCCGGTTGCATTAATTATCATTGCCCTTTTTACCGGAACTATCATAGAAAACAGACACTATCAGTCGATCGACAAAAGAGAAAAGGAGCTTGCCCATATTGCACTCCTGAACGGTAAAAGATATCCCGATGAAGACAGAGTAACCAGTGCAAGATTTGTCAGCGGATCAGTCGTAATATCTTATGATTATTTCAAAAGGTTCCTTGCAAGTTTGAGGATGATATTCGGGGGCGAGGTTAAATCATATGTAAGCCTCCTGGACAGAGGCAGGAGAGAAGCGATCCTGAGGATGAAGGGAAAATGCAGGGAGGCCGATCTCATAGTAAACCTCAGAATCGATACAAGCAGTATATCAAAGGGCACACAAAAAAAGGGCATCGGCTCTATTGAGGTCTTTGCCTATGGCACAGCCATATACTATTCAGAAAAAACAGGATCATGA
- a CDS encoding YbjQ family protein, with protein MILTNIEEVPGKTIVEHYGLVSGSTVRAKHLGRDIMAGLKNLVGGELKGYTELLEDAREQAKERMIAQAREMGANAVINIRFNTSSIAQGASELYIYGTAVKVA; from the coding sequence ATGATTCTGACCAACATTGAAGAGGTTCCTGGCAAGACAATAGTTGAACACTATGGGCTGGTATCAGGGAGTACGGTTCGCGCCAAACATTTAGGAAGGGATATAATGGCAGGGCTGAAGAACCTTGTTGGTGGAGAACTCAAGGGGTATACCGAGCTGCTTGAGGATGCAAGGGAACAGGCAAAGGAGAGGATGATAGCACAGGCAAGGGAAATGGGGGCCAATGCAGTCATAAACATAAGGTTCAATACCTCATCAATTGCCCAGGGTGCCAGCGAGTTATATATCTACGGAACAGCCGTAAAGGTTGCATAG
- a CDS encoding DUF3237 domain-containing protein, with protein MKRFFIALIALSVFVLPSTNTPADDLLPKPDLEFLFEVAATLAPPQELGKTTYGNRRIINITGGTVTGPKIKGEVLAGGADWQIVREDGTADLMAKYSLKTDDGVIILVENTGIRTAPKEVLARLAKGENVPPSEYYMRTSAKMEVKAGSRYDWLNKAVIISTGMRKANSVVIHFYRVL; from the coding sequence ATGAAAAGATTCTTTATTGCGCTTATAGCACTTTCCGTATTCGTTTTGCCCTCAACAAATACACCGGCAGATGACCTGCTGCCTAAACCCGATCTGGAATTTTTATTTGAAGTAGCGGCAACGCTGGCACCACCACAGGAGCTGGGTAAAACCACATACGGTAACCGCAGGATAATCAATATTACAGGCGGTACTGTTACAGGCCCTAAAATTAAAGGAGAGGTACTGGCTGGCGGAGCAGACTGGCAGATAGTTCGCGAAGACGGCACTGCTGATCTCATGGCCAAATACAGCCTGAAGACCGATGATGGCGTGATCATCCTAGTAGAAAACACAGGTATAAGGACTGCGCCTAAAGAGGTACTCGCCCGCCTTGCAAAGGGCGAGAATGTGCCTCCCTCAGAGTATTACATGCGCACCTCGGCAAAAATGGAGGTAAAAGCAGGTAGCAGATACGACTGGCTCAATAAAGCTGTTATTATATCCACGGGTATGCGAAAGGCCAACAGCGTGGTCATACATTTTTACAGGGTTTTGTAG
- a CDS encoding efflux RND transporter permease subunit: MLNKLIRFFLENRLITVLLLALFVAWGIVTAPFNWNIDFLPRDPVPVDAIPDIGENQQIVFTEWMGRSPQDVEDQITYPLTTALLGLPGVTSVRSTSMFGLSFIAIIFNENVEYYWSRTRVLEKLNSLSSDILPQGVSPALGPDATGLGQVYWYTLEGRDENGRPAGGWDTHELRSIQDFYVKYGLTASEGVSEVASIGGFVKEYQVDLDPVAMKAHDVSMMMVMEAIRSSNLDIGVNTVEMNLVEYYVRGLGYVKRLQDLEQAVVKVTDNIPIRIRDIAKVNIGPASRGHSGFLDKGGAEAVGGVVIARYGDNPLKVIQNVKDKINEISPGLPSKTLEEGTVSKVTIVPFYDRTELIYETLGTLNEAISLQILITIIVIIIMVFHLRASLMISALLPLAVLMCFIMMKYLKVDANIVALSGIAIAIGTMVDLGIILMENILRHNEEAPPGQPLIETVYNASTEVASAILTAVSTTIVSFLPVFTLQAAEGKLFGPLAYTKSFALAAALVITLFMMPAFAYWMFSLKTIRNLYRAALNILLTISGIIVLWWSIWAGFVLFILGVNNILGNLAVEQKLPSENLNTFINNYHNTVTIAIVTIAVSLLLAVEWMPLGVANSLLLNFLFIALIIVVVLGGFKLFIRGYPVILNWCLGHKKIFLFLPLLIILFGVNIWLGFDRVFSVITKMTDKRGWNIRTTPVWSSLSHTFPGIEKEFMPALNEGSFLLMPTSMPHSGVEANIKYVQQLDMRVQAIPEVEMVVGKAGRAETAIDPAPISMFENIILYKTEYINDENGYPIRFKVDKHRKFIKDNKGELIPDNKGLYFRQWRDHIKTPDDIWNEIVNATDDIPGVTSAPKLQPIETRLVMLQTGMRAPMGLKVFGPDLKSIEGFSLEIEQLLKEVPSVKPEAVYADRSLGKPYLEIDINRTAIARYGLNIADVQMYLEVALGGMPLTTTVEGRERYNIRARYAREWRDNPEAMKRVLIPAPTGQQIPLGDLAAIEYRPGAMMIRGENTFLVGYVLLDKQDGFSEVTVVEHADNFLKAKIASGELKVPPGVSYKFSGSYENQVRAEKRLAIVVPLVLAAIFLILYFQFRSTSTSLMIFSAITLAFSGGFVMLWLYSESWFMDFSMFGINIRELFQMKTYNLSVAVWVGFIALFGIATDDGVVISTYLMQSFKKYKPENIFEIRKAVLEAGMKRVRPCLMTTATTLLALLPILTSSGRGADIMIPMAIPAFGGMAVALITLFVVPVLYASREEYLTKRDIR, encoded by the coding sequence ATGCTTAATAAGTTGATAAGATTCTTCCTTGAAAACAGGCTCATTACAGTGCTTTTACTTGCGCTGTTTGTGGCCTGGGGCATTGTAACAGCTCCCTTTAACTGGAATATTGATTTTCTGCCGAGAGATCCTGTCCCGGTGGATGCCATTCCTGATATTGGTGAAAATCAGCAGATTGTTTTCACCGAATGGATGGGAAGAAGCCCCCAGGATGTAGAAGACCAAATTACTTATCCGCTTACCACTGCATTGCTGGGGCTGCCCGGAGTTACCTCTGTGCGAAGCACCTCCATGTTCGGGCTTTCATTCATTGCCATCATTTTTAATGAAAACGTAGAGTATTACTGGAGCAGGACAAGGGTTTTGGAGAAACTCAACTCCCTTTCGTCAGATATTCTGCCGCAGGGTGTTTCACCTGCTTTAGGCCCTGACGCCACTGGTTTGGGGCAGGTGTACTGGTACACACTGGAGGGCAGGGATGAAAATGGAAGGCCCGCCGGAGGATGGGACACTCACGAGTTGAGAAGCATCCAGGATTTTTATGTCAAATATGGTCTTACTGCTTCCGAAGGTGTTTCAGAAGTCGCTTCCATTGGCGGGTTTGTAAAAGAATATCAGGTTGACCTTGACCCGGTGGCTATGAAAGCTCACGATGTAAGCATGATGATGGTCATGGAAGCCATCAGAAGCAGCAACCTTGACATCGGGGTAAACACCGTTGAGATGAATCTGGTGGAATACTATGTTCGAGGTTTAGGCTATGTAAAAAGGTTACAGGATTTGGAACAGGCAGTAGTTAAGGTCACTGACAATATTCCGATTCGTATCCGTGATATTGCCAAAGTAAACATAGGCCCTGCATCTCGTGGGCATAGCGGGTTCCTTGACAAGGGCGGGGCGGAAGCCGTGGGCGGTGTTGTAATCGCCAGGTATGGCGATAACCCTTTGAAGGTAATTCAAAACGTTAAAGATAAAATCAATGAGATAAGTCCGGGCCTGCCCTCCAAAACACTGGAGGAGGGCACTGTATCAAAAGTCACCATTGTTCCCTTTTACGACCGCACCGAATTGATCTATGAAACGCTCGGCACACTCAATGAGGCAATAAGCCTGCAAATACTGATCACCATTATTGTTATCATTATTATGGTGTTCCATTTGCGGGCCTCCCTCATGATCTCTGCATTGCTGCCCCTTGCCGTGTTAATGTGTTTCATAATGATGAAATACCTGAAAGTAGATGCCAATATTGTCGCCCTTTCAGGGATTGCCATCGCAATTGGGACGATGGTGGATCTGGGCATTATTCTGATGGAAAATATCCTGCGGCATAATGAAGAAGCCCCGCCCGGTCAGCCACTGATTGAAACGGTTTACAATGCCTCTACTGAAGTGGCTTCCGCAATCCTGACAGCAGTTTCAACCACCATAGTGAGCTTCCTTCCAGTATTTACCCTGCAGGCTGCCGAGGGGAAGCTGTTCGGCCCTCTGGCATATACCAAATCCTTTGCACTGGCAGCGGCATTGGTCATCACCCTGTTCATGATGCCTGCTTTCGCCTATTGGATGTTTTCTCTTAAAACTATTCGAAACCTTTATCGTGCTGCGTTGAATATTCTTTTAACCATCTCAGGTATTATCGTTTTATGGTGGTCAATATGGGCCGGTTTTGTATTATTTATTTTAGGTGTAAATAACATCCTTGGAAACCTTGCAGTAGAGCAAAAATTACCCTCTGAAAATCTAAATACCTTTATCAATAATTATCACAATACAGTAACTATCGCCATTGTGACTATTGCTGTATCGCTGTTATTAGCTGTGGAATGGATGCCATTAGGTGTAGCAAATAGCCTGCTGTTAAATTTTCTCTTTATTGCTTTAATCATCGTGGTGGTTCTGGGTGGCTTCAAACTGTTCATCCGCGGCTACCCTGTTATTCTAAACTGGTGCCTGGGGCATAAAAAGATTTTCCTGTTTCTGCCTCTATTGATAATTCTGTTTGGTGTGAATATCTGGTTGGGGTTTGACAGAGTTTTTAGTGTTATCACGAAAATGACGGACAAGAGAGGCTGGAACATCCGCACAACCCCGGTCTGGAGTTCCCTGTCGCATACTTTCCCTGGAATCGAGAAGGAATTTATGCCGGCCCTGAATGAAGGGTCATTTCTGCTGATGCCTACCTCAATGCCTCATTCTGGCGTAGAAGCCAATATAAAATATGTTCAGCAACTGGATATGCGCGTGCAAGCAATCCCGGAGGTGGAAATGGTAGTCGGGAAGGCCGGGCGTGCGGAAACTGCCATTGATCCGGCACCTATTTCAATGTTTGAAAATATTATTCTCTATAAAACCGAATACATCAATGATGAAAACGGTTATCCGATTCGATTTAAAGTGGATAAACATAGGAAATTTATTAAAGATAATAAAGGTGAACTCATTCCTGACAATAAGGGACTATATTTTCGTCAGTGGCGGGATCACATTAAAACTCCTGATGATATCTGGAATGAAATAGTGAATGCCACTGACGATATTCCGGGAGTAACATCAGCGCCTAAACTGCAGCCCATTGAAACCCGTCTGGTGATGCTTCAAACCGGAATGCGGGCGCCAATGGGGTTAAAGGTCTTTGGCCCTGACCTCAAAAGCATAGAGGGATTCAGCCTGGAAATTGAACAACTGCTTAAAGAGGTGCCGTCAGTAAAACCGGAAGCGGTTTATGCTGACAGAAGTCTGGGTAAACCCTATCTGGAAATTGATATCAACCGCACCGCCATTGCCCGCTACGGGTTGAATATTGCCGATGTTCAAATGTATCTGGAGGTGGCACTGGGCGGAATGCCCTTAACAACCACCGTTGAAGGGCGTGAGCGGTATAACATAAGGGCAAGATACGCCAGGGAATGGCGGGACAATCCTGAGGCTATGAAGCGGGTTTTAATCCCCGCACCCACCGGGCAACAGATACCATTAGGCGATCTTGCGGCAATTGAATATCGTCCTGGAGCGATGATGATCAGGGGTGAAAATACATTTTTAGTGGGTTATGTGCTTTTAGATAAGCAAGACGGATTTTCGGAGGTCACTGTAGTTGAACATGCTGACAATTTTCTGAAAGCAAAAATCGCCTCGGGAGAATTAAAGGTTCCACCAGGAGTGAGTTATAAATTTTCAGGAAGTTACGAAAATCAGGTGAGGGCGGAAAAGCGTCTGGCAATCGTAGTACCTCTGGTGCTGGCAGCTATTTTTCTTATACTCTATTTTCAATTCCGCTCTACTTCAACATCATTGATGATCTTTTCTGCTATTACCCTTGCCTTTTCAGGTGGTTTTGTAATGCTTTGGCTGTATAGTGAGAGCTGGTTTATGGATTTCTCCATGTTTGGGATCAATATCAGGGAACTGTTCCAGATGAAAACCTATAACCTGAGTGTAGCGGTCTGGGTGGGCTTTATTGCCCTGTTCGGGATTGCCACGGATGACGGGGTGGTTATTTCAACCTACCTGATGCAGAGTTTCAAAAAATATAAGCCTGAAAATATTTTTGAAATAAGGAAAGCAGTACTGGAGGCAGGAATGAAAAGGGTAAGACCCTGTTTAATGACCACAGCAACCACCTTACTGGCATTACTGCCGATCCTTACATCTTCCGGAAGGGGCGCTGATATAATGATACCAATGGCAATTCCCGCTTTCGGGGGCATGGCAGTTGCTTTAATTACGTTGTTTGTTGTTCCCGTGTTGTACGCCAGCCGGGAGGAATATCTAACTAAAAGAGATATAAGATGA
- a CDS encoding TolC family protein: MLLFAISGTATGKLLDDYLVIAAENNPSLKAKYLQYQAALERVPQVGSLPDPQLGFSYFIMPMERYIGDQTGSISLMQMFPWFGTLEAARDEMTCMAKARFEEFNEAKSMLFYEVRANWYALQLLEKEIAITSENIELLKTMEQVAITKFKSGGQSSSNSGSSDRMGGAGNQNINIPGTGMGGMGMRGQTSTGSSSSGNMPQADGMKNMVVSGSMIDVLRVQMEINELKNSLSLLGDSKIPIIARFNQLLNRYKEEPVILPDTILASSLPAPLNEIPDSIRDNNPMLKMLEQEEAAYIAQGKMNQKMGLPMIGVGLQYDIFKPRANSESMDNGKDMLMPMFTVTIPVWRKKYRASVNESAFMRQSVIEQRQDVSNQLIVNYEDVLKDYKDAERRSKLYQDQTLLADQVLNILMVQYTTEGSSFEDVLRMQQQLLDYRLKYLDALIDGNIAVAMIQRLMGR; this comes from the coding sequence TTGCTTCTGTTTGCCATCTCGGGAACGGCCACCGGGAAATTGTTAGACGATTACCTGGTAATTGCGGCAGAAAACAATCCCAGTCTGAAGGCAAAATACCTGCAGTATCAGGCAGCATTGGAACGTGTGCCGCAGGTCGGTTCACTGCCTGACCCGCAACTTGGTTTCAGTTATTTTATAATGCCGATGGAACGCTATATTGGTGATCAGACAGGATCAATCTCATTGATGCAGATGTTTCCGTGGTTCGGAACACTGGAAGCAGCCAGAGATGAAATGACCTGTATGGCAAAAGCCAGATTTGAAGAGTTTAATGAAGCCAAATCAATGCTGTTTTATGAAGTGCGGGCAAATTGGTATGCTTTGCAATTACTGGAAAAAGAAATTGCCATTACCAGTGAAAATATCGAGTTGCTCAAGACAATGGAGCAGGTTGCCATAACAAAATTTAAAAGCGGCGGACAGAGCAGCAGCAATTCAGGCAGCTCCGACAGAATGGGGGGGGCAGGCAATCAAAACATAAATATTCCGGGAACCGGTATGGGCGGAATGGGTATGCGGGGACAGACATCAACCGGGAGTTCTTCCTCCGGAAATATGCCGCAAGCAGATGGAATGAAAAATATGGTTGTCAGCGGCAGTATGATTGATGTGCTGCGTGTGCAGATGGAGATTAACGAACTCAAAAATAGCCTTTCACTGTTGGGAGATAGTAAAATTCCAATCATTGCCCGGTTCAATCAACTGCTCAACCGATACAAAGAAGAACCTGTAATATTACCTGATACGATCCTGGCTTCATCATTGCCGGCGCCTCTTAATGAAATCCCTGACAGCATCAGGGACAATAACCCGATGTTGAAAATGCTGGAACAGGAAGAGGCAGCCTACATTGCACAGGGAAAAATGAATCAGAAAATGGGTCTGCCGATGATTGGAGTGGGCCTGCAATATGATATTTTCAAACCGAGGGCCAATAGCGAAAGTATGGATAATGGAAAGGATATGCTGATGCCGATGTTTACTGTTACCATTCCGGTTTGGCGAAAAAAATATAGAGCATCTGTCAATGAATCTGCCTTTATGCGTCAATCAGTCATTGAACAAAGGCAGGATGTGAGTAACCAGTTAATTGTGAATTATGAAGATGTCCTGAAAGATTACAAAGATGCAGAGCGCAGGTCAAAGTTGTATCAAGACCAGACCTTACTTGCAGATCAGGTCTTGAATATTCTCATGGTGCAATACACCACCGAAGGAAGCAGTTTTGAAGATGTGCTGAGAATGCAGCAGCAGCTTTTGGATTACCGCTTAAAATATCTGGATGCACTCATTGACGGGAACATAGCAGTTGCCATGATACAACGGCTGATGGGGCGTTAA
- a CDS encoding efflux RND transporter periplasmic adaptor subunit has translation MKQLLKNKFFQFGLVLIAGLFSGWLLFKTDHCSEKTHIHEQVKETTYTCSMHPQIRQNGPGKCPICGMDLIPLTTKSGSEESSPFVYSMSPQAIALANVQTQRVKTVSPEHEVYLTGKIAINEQRLATITANYSGRIEKLFVDFTGQPVNKGQKLASIYSPELVTAQKELIEFLKLKGINPALYNASKEKLRLWKITEKQILEIENSGNVLTEFDLYADQSGIVIRRYITKGDFVNKGTPLFEIGDLSNVWVLLDAYESDLPFMKVGQKVIFTAASIPGKEFTSSISFIDPLINPQTRTASVRAELVNPQNTLKPEMFVKGRVKAGLSVSDKSLVIPKSSLLWTGKRSVVYVKVTNTEFPAFEMREITLGAFLGEYYIVESGLAEGEEIVTNGVFAIDAAAQLSGNYSMMNREAYDSIDVPDMFKEHLSEFVNQYFEIKNSLVKGNFQLTQANARKLETNLNKMEMKLLSKEAHPVWMEHQAKVKENAEQLQQAEEIEKQREIFSLLSNQIIETIETFGTQTETVYVAYCSMALNNRGAYWLSEFEEIRNPYFGDAMLTCGEVKKIVRGKGEIGSKSKQIQGHQH, from the coding sequence ATGAAACAACTATTAAAAAATAAATTTTTTCAATTCGGCCTAGTGCTCATTGCTGGTCTATTTTCAGGATGGCTGCTTTTTAAAACAGATCACTGTTCTGAAAAAACCCATATTCACGAACAGGTTAAAGAGACAACCTACACCTGTTCCATGCACCCGCAGATCCGTCAAAACGGACCGGGCAAATGTCCGATTTGCGGAATGGATTTAATCCCCTTGACTACAAAATCAGGGTCGGAAGAAAGCAGTCCCTTTGTGTATTCAATGTCGCCACAAGCAATAGCGCTGGCAAACGTACAAACCCAAAGGGTAAAAACAGTTTCGCCTGAACACGAAGTATACCTTACAGGTAAAATCGCCATCAATGAACAAAGACTGGCAACAATAACGGCAAATTATTCAGGCCGGATTGAAAAACTTTTTGTAGATTTTACCGGGCAGCCGGTTAATAAAGGGCAAAAACTGGCAAGCATCTATTCCCCTGAACTGGTTACTGCGCAAAAAGAGCTTATCGAATTTTTAAAACTCAAGGGTATTAATCCTGCGCTTTACAATGCATCAAAGGAAAAACTGCGTTTATGGAAAATTACCGAAAAGCAGATTTTGGAAATAGAAAACAGTGGAAATGTGCTGACAGAATTTGATCTCTATGCTGACCAGTCAGGCATAGTGATAAGAAGATATATTACCAAAGGCGATTTTGTAAATAAAGGCACACCTCTTTTTGAAATAGGGGACCTGAGCAATGTCTGGGTCTTGCTGGATGCTTACGAAAGCGACCTTCCATTTATGAAGGTCGGCCAAAAGGTTATCTTCACGGCTGCATCTATCCCGGGGAAGGAATTTACCTCCAGCATCTCTTTTATAGATCCATTAATCAATCCCCAGACAAGAACAGCATCAGTCAGGGCTGAACTGGTCAACCCCCAAAACACACTCAAGCCTGAAATGTTTGTAAAAGGCAGAGTCAAAGCAGGCTTGTCAGTAAGTGATAAATCTCTCGTAATCCCGAAATCATCACTCTTGTGGACAGGCAAACGTTCTGTTGTATATGTGAAGGTCACGAATACCGAATTTCCCGCCTTTGAAATGCGAGAAATTACCTTGGGCGCTTTTTTGGGTGAATATTATATTGTGGAAAGCGGTCTGGCCGAAGGTGAAGAAATTGTTACGAACGGGGTTTTCGCCATTGATGCGGCAGCGCAACTAAGCGGCAACTACAGTATGATGAATCGTGAAGCATATGACAGTATTGATGTGCCCGATATGTTTAAGGAACATCTGTCAGAATTTGTAAACCAATATTTTGAAATAAAAAACAGTCTGGTTAAGGGCAATTTTCAACTGACACAAGCCAATGCAAGGAAACTTGAGACTAACCTGAATAAAATGGAGATGAAATTACTTAGCAAAGAGGCTCACCCGGTCTGGATGGAGCATCAGGCCAAAGTAAAAGAAAACGCGGAACAATTGCAGCAGGCTGAAGAGATTGAAAAACAGCGTGAAATATTTTCATTGTTATCAAACCAGATTATTGAAACCATAGAGACATTCGGGACACAGACAGAGACTGTTTATGTGGCATATTGTTCAATGGCATTGAATAACAGGGGAGCATACTGGCTGAGCGAATTTGAGGAGATAAGGAATCCCTACTTTGGTGATGCAATGCTTACTTGCGGTGAGGTAAAAAAGATAGTCAGAGGAAAAGGGGAAATCGGATCAAAGTCAAAACAAATTCAGGGGCATCAGCACTAG
- a CDS encoding YHS domain-containing protein codes for MTGEQTLCPVMDAPINKEYFVEYKGKMVYFCCPGCEKQFLENPEKYLHKLPQFKQ; via the coding sequence ATGACGGGCGAGCAGACACTATGCCCTGTTATGGATGCGCCCATCAATAAGGAATATTTTGTCGAATATAAAGGCAAGATGGTCTATTTCTGCTGTCCCGGCTGCGAAAAACAGTTCCTTGAAAATCCTGAAAAGTATCTCCATAAGCTGCCGCAGTTTAAGCAGTAG
- a CDS encoding HU family DNA-binding protein, whose product MNKGDLINEVAKVVSTKKEAQAAVDCIFDSITKTLKKKGTVTLVGFGTFKVNKMKARTGRNPQTGEAIKIKAKNAPKFLAGKALKDAVN is encoded by the coding sequence ATGAACAAAGGCGATTTGATTAATGAAGTGGCAAAGGTTGTAAGCACAAAGAAAGAGGCACAAGCAGCGGTAGATTGTATTTTTGATTCTATTACCAAAACACTTAAAAAGAAGGGTACCGTTACACTGGTCGGTTTTGGCACTTTCAAGGTAAACAAAATGAAGGCGCGTACAGGCCGTAATCCCCAGACCGGAGAGGCAATCAAGATCAAGGCAAAGAATGCTCCGAAGTTTTTAGCCGGCAAGGCATTGAAAGACGCTGTGAACTAG